A genomic segment from Pseudomonas sessilinigenes encodes:
- a CDS encoding SfnB family sulfur acquisition oxidoreductase → MTAPAQPPSNAHIIQSDAEAISVARALARRFAVDAAVRDRERRLPIAELEEFSASGLWGITIPREYGGAGVSYVTLVEVIKIISAADPSLGQLPQNHLGVVDILLQTASEEQKHHYFAKVLQGYRFGNAFSEAGSKHVGAFQSQIRFDGDQARIDGQKFYCTGALFAHIVPAVAVDEDGQAHIAFIERDAPGLTVIDSWDGFGQRTTASGGVSLQAVQVPRSAVIPAHRAFDQPTADGPISQVIQAAVDTGIAVAALEDTKQQARQSRPWIDSGLDHGWQDPYTLAAIGDLEWRVHGTEEILVRAAQAIDQALARPDADSVAQASVVVAQAKVLSAESSLLAASKLFELAGTRSVSAKYNLDRHWRNARTHTLHDPARWKLHLLGNFLLNGVKPARHAWN, encoded by the coding sequence ATGACAGCCCCAGCCCAACCCCCCAGCAATGCCCATATCATCCAGAGCGATGCCGAAGCCATCAGTGTCGCCCGAGCCCTGGCCCGGCGCTTTGCCGTGGATGCCGCGGTACGGGATCGCGAGCGGCGCCTGCCGATCGCCGAACTGGAGGAGTTCTCCGCCAGTGGCCTGTGGGGCATCACCATTCCCCGCGAATACGGCGGTGCCGGAGTGTCCTATGTGACCCTGGTGGAGGTGATCAAGATCATCTCCGCCGCCGACCCGTCCCTGGGCCAGCTGCCGCAGAACCACCTGGGGGTGGTGGATATCCTGTTGCAGACCGCCAGCGAGGAACAAAAACACCATTACTTCGCCAAGGTGTTGCAGGGCTATCGTTTCGGCAACGCGTTCTCCGAGGCCGGCAGCAAGCATGTCGGGGCCTTCCAGAGCCAGATCCGCTTCGACGGCGACCAGGCGCGCATCGATGGCCAGAAGTTCTACTGCACCGGTGCCTTGTTCGCCCATATCGTCCCGGCAGTGGCCGTGGATGAGGACGGCCAGGCCCATATCGCCTTTATCGAGCGCGATGCCCCGGGGTTGACGGTGATCGACAGCTGGGATGGCTTCGGCCAGCGCACCACCGCCAGTGGCGGGGTCAGCCTGCAGGCGGTACAGGTGCCGCGCAGCGCGGTGATCCCTGCCCATCGAGCCTTCGACCAACCCACCGCCGACGGGCCGATCTCCCAGGTGATCCAGGCCGCTGTGGATACCGGCATCGCTGTCGCTGCGCTGGAGGACACCAAGCAACAGGCCCGGCAATCCCGGCCCTGGATCGACAGCGGCCTGGATCATGGCTGGCAGGATCCTTACACCCTTGCCGCCATTGGCGACCTGGAGTGGCGCGTGCACGGCACTGAGGAAATCCTCGTCCGGGCCGCCCAGGCCATCGACCAGGCCCTGGCCAGGCCTGATGCCGATAGCGTCGCCCAGGCCTCGGTGGTGGTGGCCCAGGCCAAGGTGCTGTCGGCAGAAAGCTCGCTGCTGGCGGCGAGCAAACTGTTCGAGCTGGCGGGCACCCGCTCGGTCTCGGCCAAGTACAACCTCGACCGTCACTGGCGCAATGCCCGGACCCATACCCTGCATGACCCGGCGCGCTGGAAGCTCCACCTGCTCGGTAACTTTCTGCTCAACGGGGTCAAGCCGGCCCGCCACGCCTGGAACTGA
- a CDS encoding LLM class flavin-dependent oxidoreductase, with protein sequence MPREIRLNAFDMNCVGHQSPGLWAHPRDRSWQYKDLEYWTDLARILERGKFDGLFIADVLGLYDVYNGNGEAAIRQAAQVPVNDPLQLIPPMALVTEHLGFGLTASLSFEHPYPFARRLSTLDHLTKGRAGWNIVTSYLESGARNIGQQAQTEHDARYDYAEEYLEVCYKLWEGSWEDGAVLRDRERRIFSDPSKIHEIRHQGRHFQVPGIHLCEPSPQRTPVLYQAGASSRGKQFAAEQAECVFVAAPSKVLLKKTVADIRRRAAEAGRDPSKLLIFNLQTVILGETDAQAKAKFEEYKRWVSYEGAMALISGWTGIDFSRFRPDEPLQHVHTNAIQSAVEAFSTADPNKVWTPHELADWVGIGGFGPLFVGGPETVADLLQEWVEETDVDGFNLAYALTHETFIDAVDLLVPELQKRGAYKTDYAPGTLREKLFGAGPGLPESHPGSAWRNLGAQRQVVAAAEPERRPAAQPL encoded by the coding sequence ATGCCTCGTGAAATACGCCTCAACGCTTTCGACATGAACTGCGTCGGCCACCAATCCCCGGGGCTCTGGGCCCATCCCAGGGACCGCTCCTGGCAGTACAAGGACCTGGAATACTGGACCGACCTGGCGCGAATCCTCGAGAGGGGCAAGTTCGACGGGCTGTTCATCGCCGATGTGCTGGGCCTCTATGACGTCTACAACGGCAACGGCGAGGCGGCGATCCGCCAGGCGGCCCAGGTACCGGTGAACGATCCGTTGCAACTGATTCCGCCCATGGCCCTGGTCACCGAGCACCTGGGGTTCGGCCTCACCGCCTCGCTGTCCTTCGAACACCCGTATCCCTTCGCCCGGCGCCTTTCCACCCTCGACCACCTGACCAAAGGCCGTGCCGGCTGGAACATCGTCACCTCGTACCTGGAGAGTGGCGCGCGCAATATCGGCCAGCAAGCCCAGACCGAGCACGACGCCCGCTACGACTATGCCGAGGAGTACCTGGAGGTCTGCTACAAGCTTTGGGAGGGTAGCTGGGAGGACGGCGCGGTGCTGCGCGACCGCGAGCGACGGATCTTCAGCGATCCAAGCAAGATCCACGAGATTCGCCACCAGGGCAGGCACTTCCAGGTGCCGGGTATCCATTTGTGCGAGCCTTCGCCGCAGCGCACCCCGGTGCTTTACCAGGCCGGGGCCTCCAGCCGGGGCAAGCAGTTCGCCGCCGAGCAGGCCGAATGCGTGTTCGTTGCGGCGCCCTCCAAGGTGCTGCTGAAAAAGACCGTGGCCGATATCCGCCGCCGCGCCGCCGAGGCCGGGCGCGATCCGTCGAAGCTGCTGATCTTCAACCTGCAGACGGTGATCCTCGGCGAGACCGACGCCCAGGCCAAGGCCAAGTTCGAGGAGTACAAGCGCTGGGTCAGCTACGAAGGCGCCATGGCCTTGATCAGTGGCTGGACCGGTATCGATTTCAGTCGCTTCCGCCCTGACGAGCCGCTGCAGCATGTGCATACCAATGCCATCCAGTCGGCGGTGGAGGCCTTCTCCACGGCGGATCCGAACAAGGTCTGGACGCCCCACGAATTGGCAGACTGGGTGGGTATCGGTGGTTTCGGCCCGTTGTTCGTCGGTGGTCCCGAGACTGTGGCCGACCTGTTGCAGGAGTGGGTCGAGGAAACCGATGTGGATGGCTTCAACCTGGCCTATGCCCTGACTCACGAAACCTTTATCGATGCAGTGGACCTGCTGGTGCCGGAGTTGCAGAAGCGCGGGGCGTACAAGACCGACTATGCGCCAGGCACCTTGCGCGAGAAGTTGTTCGGCGCAGGCCCAGGGTTGCCCGAGAGCCATCCGGGCAGCGCCTGGCGCAACCTAGGTGCCCAACGCCAGGTGGTGGCCGCTGCCGAGCCGGAGCGGCGGCCGGCCGCGCAGCCGTTGTAG
- a CDS encoding helix-turn-helix domain-containing protein, whose amino-acid sequence MHKENTQRASVLQHVSLNVRRLRHAAGLSQTALAEKSAVSRRMLVAIEAGEKNVSLGTLDRVAEALGVAFSDLIQAPDSRDSTRINELAWAGVIPGSRAMLLAKADATREVELWEWRLEPGEVYRSECDAEGWSEQLYVFEGCLTVFFGDDERRLESGDFFMFASHVPHGYRNDGEQATRFVRNVVI is encoded by the coding sequence GTGCACAAGGAAAACACGCAACGGGCGTCAGTCCTGCAACACGTCAGCCTCAATGTCCGGCGCTTGCGGCATGCCGCAGGCTTGAGCCAGACCGCCCTGGCGGAAAAATCCGCTGTCAGTCGGCGCATGCTGGTAGCCATCGAGGCCGGGGAGAAGAACGTCAGCCTGGGCACCCTGGACCGGGTGGCCGAAGCCCTGGGCGTAGCCTTCAGCGACCTGATCCAGGCCCCGGACTCCCGGGACTCCACTCGTATCAATGAATTGGCCTGGGCCGGGGTGATTCCCGGCAGTCGCGCGATGTTGCTGGCCAAGGCCGACGCAACCCGTGAAGTGGAACTGTGGGAGTGGCGCCTGGAGCCGGGGGAGGTGTATCGCTCCGAGTGCGATGCCGAGGGCTGGAGCGAGCAGTTGTACGTCTTCGAGGGCTGCCTGACGGTGTTCTTCGGCGATGACGAACGTCGCCTGGAGAGTGGCGATTTCTTCATGTTCGCCAGCCATGTTCCCCATGGCTATCGCAATGACGGCGAGCAGGCCACACGCTTCGTGCGCAATGTGGTGATCTGA
- a CDS encoding DMT family transporter: protein MHYIAHPWYLRSILLNFRRIVRPPQVARKTMTSKAPSTFSYKLSKAEAVLVLITMIWGATFLLVQQAMSVSGPMFFVGLRFAAAAAIVALFSGSRLRGLTLFELRAGSFIGVAIVLGYGLQTVGLQTIPSSQSAFITALYVPFVPLLQWLFMGKRPGLLPSLGIMLAFTGLMLLSGPNGASLDFSPGEIATLISTVAIAAEIILISSFAGRVDVRRVTVVQLAVTSVLAFAMVVPTGETLPEFSWLLLVIALGLGASSAAIQVAMNWAQRSVSPTRATLIYAGEPVWAGIVGRIAGERLPALALVGGAMIVLAVIVSELKINRRSTHRPEATLGGESTPP from the coding sequence GTGCACTATATTGCTCACCCCTGGTACCTGCGCAGTATACTGCTCAACTTTCGGCGCATTGTGCGTCCCCCTCAGGTAGCACGCAAGACCATGACATCCAAGGCTCCCAGCACTTTTTCCTACAAGCTCAGCAAGGCCGAGGCCGTGCTGGTGCTGATCACCATGATCTGGGGCGCTACCTTCCTGCTGGTGCAACAGGCCATGAGCGTCAGTGGCCCGATGTTCTTCGTCGGCCTGCGCTTCGCCGCGGCGGCCGCTATCGTCGCGCTGTTTTCCGGATCGCGCCTGCGTGGGCTGACCCTGTTCGAATTGCGCGCCGGCAGTTTCATCGGGGTCGCCATCGTGCTCGGCTACGGTTTGCAGACCGTGGGCCTGCAAACCATCCCCAGCAGCCAGTCGGCCTTCATCACCGCGTTGTACGTGCCCTTCGTGCCCTTGCTGCAATGGCTGTTCATGGGCAAGCGCCCAGGCTTGCTGCCCAGCCTGGGGATCATGCTGGCATTCACCGGGCTGATGCTGCTGTCCGGGCCCAACGGCGCTTCCCTGGATTTCAGCCCCGGAGAGATCGCAACCCTGATCAGCACCGTGGCGATCGCCGCGGAAATCATCCTCATCAGCAGTTTCGCCGGGCGCGTGGACGTGCGCCGGGTGACGGTGGTGCAATTGGCGGTGACCTCGGTACTGGCCTTTGCCATGGTGGTGCCGACCGGGGAAACACTGCCGGAATTCTCCTGGCTGCTGCTGGTCATCGCCCTGGGCCTGGGAGCCTCCAGCGCGGCGATCCAGGTGGCGATGAACTGGGCGCAAAGGAGCGTCTCGCCGACCCGGGCCACGCTGATCTATGCCGGCGAACCGGTCTGGGCCGGGATCGTCGGGCGCATCGCCGGCGAGCGCCTGCCCGCCCTGGCCCTAGTGGGCGGGGCGATGATCGTGCTGGCGGTGATCGTCAGCGAGCTGAAGATCAACCGTAGATCGACGCACAGGCCAGAAGCCACCCTGGGCGGTGAGTCGACACCGCCCTGA
- a CDS encoding FAD/NAD(P)-binding protein, with product MNQTPIGQPDPAPCDAEVLIIGGGLSGALLAAQLLRLPGARRILVIEPRAELGRGEAYSATELGHTLNGNAARMSVDPDNADDLTQWLTQHIAEGGWPESALQPVPISELFPPRGLFGVYVQQRLAEARAVGLAQGSWVEHVHSEVVDLQHKDGGISLVLADGRQLQGARAVLATGMFPAARTRQTHSSGLNAAALDPWDVSAMARLDPMSRVLIIGSGLTMVDAVVSLEQAGHRGPIEVFSRHGLLPHVRRQPPAWIDFLGQDPGIRSPRQLLHELRRQCRQALAQGIDWQAPLDTVRVHIPRLWSQASDFQRRQFVRHVRPWWESHHHRSPPLSDELVRRLHAQGRLRIHAARYQGLEPDSEGRLAIRLRYRGSRESTRVAGDALINSSGIEYDWRRVDRPLPRQLLARGLVQPGPLALGISAEPDGAVHDAQGRASECLFAMGPPLRGLWWESTAVTDVALQAKALAARLAASL from the coding sequence ATGAACCAGACCCCTATCGGGCAGCCGGATCCTGCCCCTTGCGATGCCGAAGTACTGATTATCGGCGGCGGCCTCAGTGGCGCCTTGCTGGCCGCACAATTGCTACGCCTGCCGGGCGCGCGCCGCATCCTGGTGATCGAACCGCGTGCCGAGCTGGGGCGCGGCGAGGCCTACAGTGCCACCGAGCTGGGGCACACCCTCAATGGCAATGCGGCGCGCATGAGTGTCGACCCGGACAACGCCGACGACCTGACCCAGTGGCTGACCCAGCACATTGCCGAAGGCGGTTGGCCCGAGTCGGCCCTCCAGCCTGTGCCCATCAGCGAGCTCTTCCCGCCCCGGGGGTTGTTCGGGGTCTACGTCCAGCAGCGTTTGGCCGAGGCCCGGGCGGTGGGCCTGGCGCAGGGCTCCTGGGTGGAGCATGTGCACAGTGAGGTGGTGGACCTGCAGCATAAGGACGGCGGGATTTCGCTGGTCCTGGCCGATGGGCGCCAACTGCAGGGCGCGCGAGCGGTACTGGCCACGGGCATGTTCCCCGCCGCCCGTACCCGGCAAACCCATTCCAGCGGCCTCAATGCTGCCGCCCTGGACCCTTGGGATGTGAGCGCCATGGCGCGCCTGGACCCGATGTCCAGGGTGCTGATCATCGGCTCCGGACTGACCATGGTGGACGCTGTGGTGTCCCTGGAGCAGGCGGGGCACCGGGGCCCCATCGAAGTGTTTTCCCGCCACGGGCTGCTGCCCCATGTGCGGCGCCAGCCGCCGGCCTGGATCGATTTCCTGGGCCAGGACCCGGGTATCCGCAGCCCCCGTCAATTGCTCCACGAGCTGCGCCGCCAGTGCCGCCAGGCCTTGGCCCAGGGCATCGACTGGCAAGCGCCCTTGGACACGGTGCGGGTGCACATCCCGCGCTTGTGGAGCCAGGCCAGCGATTTCCAACGCCGCCAGTTCGTGCGGCATGTGCGGCCCTGGTGGGAGAGCCATCACCATCGTTCGCCGCCCTTGAGCGATGAGCTGGTGAGGCGCCTGCATGCCCAGGGGCGTTTGCGCATCCATGCCGCCCGCTACCAGGGATTGGAGCCGGACAGCGAGGGCCGCCTGGCGATTCGCTTGCGCTATCGCGGCAGCCGGGAAAGCACGCGGGTGGCGGGCGATGCCTTGATCAACTCCAGCGGCATCGAATACGACTGGCGCCGGGTGGACCGGCCCTTGCCCCGGCAGCTCCTGGCCCGGGGCCTGGTGCAACCGGGGCCGCTGGCCCTGGGCATCAGTGCCGAGCCCGACGGCGCCGTGCACGACGCCCAGGGGCGGGCCAGCGAATGCCTGTTCGCCATGGGCCCGCCATTGCGCGGCCTGTGGTGGGAAAGCACCGCGGTCACCGATGTGGCCCTGCAGGCCAAGGCCCTGGCTGCGCGCCTGGCCGCCTCGTTGTAG
- a CDS encoding acyl-CoA synthetase yields MDRYESLRHWARMRPLANALRHKRGGQWYAWRWIDVLRDVQRLVDGLRQHGLGYRSRLILSGPFEPDLLLLALAARSLGAEVASLGDQSPIGALRQCLWRWRPSHVFIDSGPQLACWLAAGENGVAPGLLIVREPTVDLASSRQPWLAFSQLLGPGSGSRRQAAWRQRNAAVQLWSEEGTQWQGGLEVLLGQWLGSGHSLAFPESQGSAARDRREMAPSDLLLSPRRLQGLAEEIEGHLGPVGSWRRRLWGWTMRHPSSTLARLLERQVWRVLGLARLRFIWQPMPSQGALPGWIGRFERRPG; encoded by the coding sequence ATGGACAGGTACGAATCGCTGCGACACTGGGCCCGGATGCGGCCGTTGGCCAACGCCCTGCGCCACAAGCGCGGGGGGCAGTGGTACGCCTGGCGCTGGATCGATGTGCTGCGCGATGTCCAGCGCCTGGTCGATGGCTTGCGTCAGCATGGCCTGGGCTATCGCTCCCGGCTGATCCTGAGTGGGCCGTTCGAACCGGACCTGCTGCTTTTGGCCCTGGCGGCGCGCAGCCTGGGGGCCGAGGTGGCGAGCCTTGGCGACCAGTCGCCCATCGGGGCCTTGCGTCAATGCCTGTGGCGCTGGCGGCCCAGCCACGTGTTCATCGACTCCGGCCCGCAACTGGCGTGCTGGTTGGCGGCGGGGGAGAACGGCGTGGCCCCAGGCCTGCTGATCGTCCGTGAGCCAACAGTCGACTTGGCGAGTTCGCGCCAGCCCTGGCTGGCCTTCAGTCAGTTGCTGGGGCCCGGCAGTGGCTCCCGGCGCCAGGCAGCTTGGCGCCAGCGCAACGCGGCCGTGCAGTTGTGGAGCGAGGAGGGGACCCAATGGCAGGGCGGGCTGGAGGTGCTGCTCGGACAATGGCTGGGTAGCGGGCACAGCCTGGCGTTTCCTGAGAGCCAGGGTTCGGCGGCCCGTGACCGGCGCGAAATGGCTCCCAGCGACCTGCTGCTGTCACCGCGGCGTTTGCAGGGCCTGGCAGAAGAGATCGAAGGCCACCTGGGCCCCGTCGGTAGCTGGCGCCGACGCTTGTGGGGCTGGACCATGCGCCACCCGAGCAGCACCCTGGCGCGGCTGCTGGAGCGCCAGGTGTGGCGTGTTCTGGGCCTTGCCCGTCTGCGCTTTATCTGGCAACCGATGCCCTCCCAAGGAGCGCTACCGGGCTGGATCGGCCGGTTCGAACGCCGCCCCGGATAG
- a CDS encoding acyl-CoA dehydrogenase, whose protein sequence is MNALTRPENPEQALAQGVEHLQLARRLLQQTLAFVRHQALPWPGSGLARASDDPYVISRFGDLQLRIDVASALQDRARRHLQSGQDPAETQIALAEAAIAAGEALLAAGNAEFELTGQRSPQPSTLHDPLRWKYQLIGNYRLNGVAPGSRSAV, encoded by the coding sequence ATGAATGCACTGACCCGTCCCGAGAACCCCGAACAGGCCCTGGCCCAGGGCGTCGAACACTTGCAATTGGCACGCCGTCTGTTGCAGCAGACCCTGGCGTTTGTCCGCCACCAGGCGTTGCCCTGGCCCGGTAGCGGCCTGGCCCGAGCCAGCGACGACCCTTATGTGATCAGCCGCTTTGGCGACCTTCAGCTACGCATCGATGTGGCCTCGGCCCTGCAGGACCGTGCCCGGCGCCACTTGCAGTCAGGCCAGGACCCGGCCGAGACCCAGATCGCCCTGGCCGAGGCCGCGATTGCCGCTGGCGAGGCGCTGCTGGCGGCCGGCAATGCCGAGTTCGAACTCACCGGCCAGCGCAGCCCGCAGCCGTCGACGCTGCACGATCCGCTGCGCTGGAAGTATCAGCTGATTGGCAATTACCGCCTCAATGGCGTGGCACCAGGTTCCAGGAGTGCTGTGTGA
- a CDS encoding monovalent cation/H+ antiporter subunit A, translating into MSLIVLLLLPFMGSCLAALLPHNARNTESLLAGLVALIGTVQVALLYPQIADGGIIREEYAWLPSLGLNFVLRLDGFAWLFSLLVLGIGTLVSLYARYYMSPQDPVPRFFAFFLAFMGAMLGLVISGNLIQIVFFWELTSLFSFLLIGYWHHRSDARRGAYMALMVTGAGGLCLLAGVMLLGHVVGSYDLDQVLAAGDKIRAHALYPVLLPLILLGALSKSAQFPFHFWLPHAMAAPTPVSAYLHSATMVKAGVFLLARLWPSLSGSEEWFWIVGGAGACTLVLGAYCAMFQNDLKGLLAYSTISHLGLITLLLGLNSPLAAVAAVFHILNHATFKASLFMAAGIIDHESGSRDIRKLNGLIKLMPYTATLAMVASASMAGVPLLNGFLSKEMFFAETVFINSSAWVEIALPVIATIAGTFSVAYALRFTVDVFFGKPATDLPHTPHEPPRWMRAPVELLVFTCLLVGIFPAQIIGPLLAAAARPVVGGTLPEYSLAIWHGLNAPMIMSLIAMSCGIVLYLLLRKPLVRGRFAYPPGVGRFNGKRLFERCLVALTRQARSLERHLSTKRLQSQLFLLVLAAVIAGLIPMLYSSLTWGDRPKIPGSIVFVTFWLLAIACALGAAWQAKYHRLAALTMVSVCGLMTCVTFVWFSAPDLALTQLVVEVVTTVLILLGLRWLPRRIEDVSPLPSSVPKARIRRLRDLSLSVAVGLGMALLSYAMLTRPTPNDISSFYLSRALPEGGGTNVVNVTLVDFRSFDTLGEITVLVAVALTVFALLRRFRPPKESMQLPAQQRLLAPDVVTDLVNPRQASDTALGFMMVPAVLVRLLLPIALVVSFYLFMRGHNLPGGGFVAGLVMSVAFILQYMVAGTQWVEAQMSLRPLRWMGTGLLFAVATGLGALAWGYPFLTTHTLHLDLPLFGDIHIASALFFDIGVYAVVVGATLLILTALAHQSVRAHKPASQSKSLIKSGAA; encoded by the coding sequence ATGTCCCTGATAGTTCTACTGCTTCTGCCGTTCATGGGCAGCTGTCTGGCGGCCCTGTTGCCGCACAACGCACGTAATACCGAATCCTTGCTGGCCGGCCTGGTTGCCCTTATCGGCACCGTCCAGGTGGCCCTGCTGTACCCGCAGATCGCCGATGGCGGGATCATTCGCGAGGAGTATGCCTGGCTGCCCAGCCTGGGACTGAACTTCGTGTTGCGCCTGGACGGCTTCGCCTGGCTGTTCTCGCTGCTGGTGCTGGGCATCGGCACCCTGGTGTCGTTGTATGCCCGCTACTACATGTCGCCCCAGGACCCGGTGCCGCGCTTCTTCGCCTTTTTCCTGGCGTTCATGGGCGCCATGCTGGGCCTGGTGATCTCCGGCAACCTGATCCAGATCGTGTTCTTCTGGGAACTGACCAGCCTCTTCTCGTTCCTGCTGATCGGCTATTGGCATCACCGTTCCGACGCCCGCCGTGGTGCCTACATGGCGCTGATGGTCACCGGGGCCGGGGGATTATGCCTGTTGGCGGGGGTCATGCTGCTCGGCCATGTGGTGGGCAGCTATGACCTGGATCAGGTACTGGCTGCCGGCGACAAGATCAGGGCCCATGCCCTCTACCCTGTCCTGCTTCCCCTGATCCTGCTCGGTGCACTGAGCAAGAGCGCACAATTCCCCTTCCACTTCTGGCTTCCCCACGCCATGGCCGCACCGACCCCGGTCTCGGCCTACCTGCACTCGGCAACCATGGTCAAGGCCGGGGTGTTTCTCCTGGCCCGCCTGTGGCCATCGCTGTCCGGCAGCGAGGAATGGTTCTGGATCGTCGGCGGCGCTGGCGCCTGTACCCTGGTGCTGGGCGCTTATTGCGCGATGTTCCAGAACGACCTCAAGGGTCTGCTGGCCTACTCCACCATCAGCCACCTGGGCCTGATCACCCTGCTGCTGGGCCTGAACAGCCCGCTGGCAGCGGTGGCCGCGGTATTCCACATCCTCAACCACGCCACCTTCAAGGCCTCGCTGTTCATGGCCGCCGGGATCATCGACCACGAGAGCGGCAGCCGCGACATCCGCAAGCTCAACGGCCTGATCAAGCTGATGCCCTACACCGCGACCCTGGCCATGGTGGCCAGCGCCTCCATGGCCGGGGTGCCGCTGCTCAACGGCTTCCTGTCCAAGGAGATGTTCTTCGCCGAGACGGTGTTCATCAATTCCAGCGCCTGGGTCGAGATCGCCCTGCCGGTGATCGCCACCATCGCCGGGACCTTCAGCGTCGCCTATGCCCTGCGCTTCACCGTCGATGTGTTCTTCGGCAAGCCGGCCACCGACCTGCCCCACACGCCCCACGAGCCGCCACGCTGGATGCGCGCACCGGTGGAGCTGCTGGTGTTCACCTGCCTGCTGGTGGGGATCTTCCCGGCCCAGATCATCGGGCCGTTGTTGGCCGCCGCCGCACGGCCGGTGGTGGGCGGGACCCTGCCCGAGTACAGCCTGGCGATCTGGCACGGCCTCAACGCGCCGATGATCATGAGCCTGATCGCCATGTCCTGCGGCATCGTCCTCTACCTGCTGCTGCGCAAGCCGCTGGTGCGTGGCCGTTTCGCCTACCCGCCGGGCGTGGGCCGCTTCAACGGCAAGCGCCTGTTCGAACGCTGCCTGGTGGCCCTGACTCGCCAGGCCCGCAGCCTTGAACGGCACTTGAGCACCAAGCGCCTGCAGAGCCAGCTGTTCCTGCTGGTGCTGGCGGCGGTGATCGCCGGGTTGATCCCCATGCTCTACAGCAGCCTGACCTGGGGCGACCGGCCGAAGATCCCCGGTTCCATCGTCTTCGTGACTTTCTGGCTGCTGGCCATTGCCTGTGCCCTGGGCGCCGCGTGGCAGGCCAAGTACCACCGCCTGGCCGCCCTGACCATGGTCAGCGTCTGCGGGCTGATGACCTGCGTGACCTTCGTCTGGTTCTCCGCTCCCGACCTCGCCTTGACGCAATTGGTGGTGGAAGTGGTGACCACGGTGTTGATCCTGCTGGGCCTGCGCTGGCTGCCACGGCGGATCGAAGACGTCTCGCCGCTGCCCAGCAGCGTGCCCAAGGCGCGTATCCGTCGCCTGCGCGACCTGAGCCTGTCGGTCGCCGTGGGCCTGGGCATGGCGCTGTTGTCCTACGCCATGCTGACTCGGCCGACGCCCAACGACATTTCCTCGTTCTACCTGAGCCGGGCCCTGCCCGAGGGGGGCGGCACCAATGTGGTCAACGTGACCCTGGTGGATTTCCGCAGCTTCGACACCCTGGGCGAGATCACCGTGCTGGTGGCCGTGGCCCTGACCGTGTTCGCCCTGCTGCGACGCTTCCGCCCGCCCAAGGAGAGCATGCAACTGCCGGCCCAGCAGCGCCTGCTGGCACCGGACGTGGTCACCGACCTGGTCAACCCGCGCCAGGCCAGCGACACCGCCCTGGGTTTCATGATGGTGCCCGCGGTGCTGGTGCGCCTGCTGCTGCCGATCGCCCTGGTGGTGTCCTTCTACCTGTTCATGCGCGGGCACAACCTGCCGGGCGGCGGTTTCGTCGCCGGGCTGGTGATGTCGGTGGCGTTCATCCTGCAGTACATGGTGGCCGGCACCCAGTGGGTGGAGGCGCAGATGAGCCTGCGACCGCTGCGCTGGATGGGCACCGGCCTGCTGTTCGCCGTGGCCACGGGCCTGGGCGCCCTGGCCTGGGGCTATCCGTTCCTGACCACCCACACCCTGCACCTGGACCTGCCGCTGTTCGGCGATATCCATATCGCCAGCGCGCTGTTCTTCGACATTGGCGTGTACGCGGTGGTGGTGGGTGCGACGCTGCTGATCCTCACCGCCCTGGCGCACCAGTCGGTGCGGGCCCACAAGCCTGCCAGCCAGTCCAAGTCCCTGATCAAGAGCGGAGCCGCCTGA